Proteins from a single region of Punica granatum isolate Tunisia-2019 chromosome 8, ASM765513v2, whole genome shotgun sequence:
- the LOC116188078 gene encoding nuclear transport factor 2 — translation MASSYSGPVTAMQVGSYFVGQYYQVLKEHPDLAHQFYTESSAMVRVDGDSSEAASSMLEIHALLMSLNLTAIEVKTINSLESWNGGIVVVVSGLVKTKDFHSKRKFVQNFFLAPQEKGYFVLNDIFQFFEEEPIYQHPATMMPEDKVKMQLNAPNSLPEPPVSNYVLEEEASDYVNSVNIEDNSIDEYGQENLRDEYNQENPVDEYNIPEQHQYEEVEPEPVLENAYKECRSVPVQTLNTVPVTQDATADEPVEEPTKKTYASILRVAKGPFVSAVSSQPSVNKQVPVSSDWSYVPQPGAQQSNSAAFVEPEPVVEAAEDGYMEDEGLSKSVYVRNLPSTVAEGEIAEVFKNFGKIRPDGVAIKLRKEIGVCYAFVEFEDMVGVHNAIKNSPVQLAGRSVYIEERRANSTGAARGGRRGRGRGGYPTEAQRGRFGAQSLSRGSNLDSTDYSRSRGNGSYVRGS, via the exons ATGGCTTCTTCTTACTCCGGGCCGGTGACGGCGATGCAG GTCGGCTCGTATTTCGTGGGGCAGTACTATCAGGTGCTTAAGGAGCACCCTGATTTGGCGCATCAGTTCTACACCGAGTCGAGCGCCATGGTTCGTGTCGATGGGGATAGCAGCGAGGCCGCTTCCTCGATGCTG GAAATCCACGCACTTCTCATGTCGCTGAATTTAACCGCTATTGAGGTCAAGACGATCAACTCTCTCGAGTCTTGGAATGGGGGAATTGTGGTCGTGGTATCAGGTTTAGTTAAAACGAAGGATTTCCACAGTAAGAGGAAGTTTGTGCAGAACTTTTTCCTTGCACCTCAGGAGAAGGGTTATTTTGTCCTCAACGATATCTTTCAGTTCTTCGAGGAGGAACCTATTTATCAGCACCCCGCAACCATGATGCCCGAGGACAAAGTCAAGATGCAGTTAAATGCACCTAACTCTCTCCCTGAGCCACCAG TTTCTAACTATGTCTTGGAGGAGGAGGCTAGTGATTATGTTAACTCCGTAAATATTGAAGATAACTCAATCGATGAGTATGGTCAAGAAAACCTGCGTGATGAGTATAATCAGGAGAATCCAGTTGATGAGTACAATATTCCTGAGCAGCACCAGTATGAAGAGGTTGAGCCGGAACCTGTTTTGGAGAATGCTTATAAAGAGTGTAGATCTGTCCCTGTGCAAACTTTGAACACAGTGCCGGTAACCCAAGATGCCACTGCAGATGAGCCTGTGGAAGAGCCCACGAAGAAAACTTATGCTTCTATT TTGCGAGTTGCCAAAGGACCATTTGTATCAGCTGTCTCTTCTCAGCCATCTGTGAACAAGCAAGTCCCTGTGTCATCAGACTGGAGTTATGTGCCACAGCCTGGTGCACAACAGTCTAACTCAGCAGCATTTGTCGAGCCTGAGCCTGTTGTTGAGGCAGCAGAAGATGGTTACATGGAAGATGAAG GACTATCAAAATCTGTCTACGTGAGAAATTTGCCATCAACAGTTGCTGAAGGTGAAATTGCTGAAGTATTCAAGAATTTTGGCAAAATAAGACCAGATGGTGTTGCTATCAAATTGCGGAAG GAAATTGGTGTCTGCTATGCTTTTGTTGAGTTTGAAGACATGGTTGGTGTGCACAATGCAATAAAG AATTCTCCAGTACAGTTGGCTGGAAGGTCAGTTTACATTGAGGAGAGGCGGGCAAACAGCACGGGTGCTGCTAGGGGAGGAA GGAGGGGAAGAGGCAGAGGCGGGTACCCTACAGAAGCCCAGAGGGGTCGTTTTGGTGCACAGAGCTTAAGCCGTGGAAGCAACCTTGACAGCACTGACTACAGCCGCTCAAGAGGCAATGGGTCCTATGTGCGCGGTTCCTGA